The Candidatus Tisiphia endosymbiont of Dascillus cervinus genome contains the following window.
ATGGTTTTATCAGAATTATTGATTATATGGGTGATGATAGTAGCATCGTCCAAGCAGCACGAGTATCATATGGTAAAGGTACAAAACAACTAAGCCAAGATAAAGGTTTAATCAATTACCTAATGCGTCACCACCATACAACACCATTTGAAATGTGTGATATCAAATTTCATATTAAACTGCCTATTTTCGTTGCAAGACAATGGATACGTCACAGAACTGCTAGTGTTAATGAATATTCAGCTAGATATTCTATATTAGGAAATGAATTTTATTTACCAGAAAAACAGAATCTTGCTGCTCAATCCACAATAAATAAACAAGGAAGAAGTGATGAAGAAATTCCAAAAGAAATTGCAGATAAAGTCTTAGTGCTACTAGAAAAAGATGCTAAACTATGTTATCAGCATTATACTGAAATGATGAACCAGGATGAATATGGCAATATTATCGATGAAAATACTATAGGTATTACTAGGGAACTTGCGAGAATGAATTTAACCTTAAACTATTATACAGAATGGTATTGGAAGATTAATTTGCATAATCTATTACATTTTCTACTGTTACGTGGGGATTCTCATGCCCAGTATGAAATCAGAGTATATGCAGAGAAGATGCTAGAAATAGTAAAAGCTTGGGTACCTTTCACTTATGATGCTTTCGAGGAATATAGGCTAGGAGGAAATAATATTTCTAAAAAAGGACTTGCTGTTATAAAAAAACTACTCAATAATGAAGAAATTACTCAAGAATCTAGTGGCATAAATAAAAGAGAATGGGATGAATTAATGCAACTTATAAAATAGGTATTATAAAATGATTACAATTGATAGAACAACCTACCGAGCCCCATCTTTTAATGAGAGAGTTAGATTTTTGGTGCTGCATTACACTAACGAAAACTTAGAAGAATCCCTAAGAGACCTACTAGGTCCAAAAGTTAGTGTACACTATCTAGTTTCTGACTCTAATCCGAATCATATATTCCAATTAGTGGAAGAGTCTAGACGAGCTTGGGATGTTGGTGTTAGTGGTTGGCAGGGGCGTCAGAATCTCAATGATACTTCTATAGGTATTGAAATAGTAAATCTTGGTGGTACTACAGATGCTCAAGGAAAGATTCATTGGTATCCTTATCCCGAAGACCAAATTATCGCAGTAATGGAACTTTGTCAGAATATTATAGCTCGCTATGATATTGACCCCACTTGTGTGATCGGTCATTCTGATGCTGCTCCGGGAAGGAAACAAGACCCAGGTCCTCTATTTCCATGGAAACAATTATATGATAATAATATCGGAGCTTGGTATGATCAAGATACTGTTAATGCTCTAATACCCAAGGTAGACCTGTCTAATATAAAGTTAATCCAAGAACAATTTAGCAGATATGGTTATGTGTTGCAGCCAACAGGAATAATTGATCAACAAACAACAGATGTTATAGTATCGTTCCAAATGCATTTCCGCCCAAAGAATTTTTCTGGAAAATTAGATGTCGAGACCGTGGCAATTTTAGAAGCATTATTACAAAAATATCTTATGTAAAAAAGCTGTTCCTGCGAAACCTTTGCCCGCGTCGATCAAAAAGTCAGCATAAGTAATAATATACCAATTCCCGAAATTAACTTATTCTATAGTAATTTGTACGTGATACCGGTGCTCAAATCCTCACGTACGTCTTTGTACACTGCGGTTTTGTACTTCGTGCCTCCTGCAAATCCTTCAGAATAAATTAATTTCGGGAATTGGTAGTATTTACAGAACCAAAAACGTTGTCATTCAGCTAAAAGCTGGAATGACAACGAGGGCTTATTAAAGGTTAAAATTTAAGCTTTGCACCAATAAGAGCAACTGTACCTTTGGTTTTTTTCTTAGGTGCTTCAATAAGGTAAACTGGCTTACCCTTAGCTTGGAAATAAGAGATTTCAGCATAAGGCAACAAGCCTGGTGTTATCTTATATTCAGTACCTAAGCTTACTGTATCCACCGTATTTTTATACTTTAGTGATTTAAAATAGGAAAGACTTGTTTTTATAGGACCTTGCCCATAAGCAATTGTGCCATTATAATATTTCGTATCACGACCAACTTTATGGTAAGTTTTTGAAGTTAAACTTTTACCTAAACTACCATAAGAACCAGCACAAGAAATATTACCATAAGTTAAGACTGCACCTAAATTGTAAGCGTTTAGATCTGATAGCTTGTTGCTAGATAGCATCTTTCCATCAGGATCTAATACTATAAGTTTGCGAGCTGGCTTAGCATGTTCTCCTGTAACACCAACTTCTACTGCCATATCATCTAAAATCTCATACTTATAGGATATCCCTGCAGAAATCGCATCTTTGACATTGTAATTATAAATTACTGTATCACCTTTACCACCATCTATACCAGGTAGTTCTACTTCAGTTATACCTGTCTTTAATGTACTGCGACCCGTTTTGCTATCTAAATTTTTTATATTACGATGACCACCAGTATTTGCTGAATCAGGAATATAAGAAATACCAAACTGAAAGCCTTGCATCTCTGGTGTATAATAAGATACTTTTCTAGCTGGCTCTGTTCCTTTATTTATGTCATCGAAGCCATTGGTAAATGAGTCTATGACAGAGGGTGGGACTACCTCAAATTGTGGCTTCATACCTTTATATTGCATACCGCTATCGTCTAGTGAGACATACTTACTCCAACCAAAACCACAACTAGCTGCTGCAACTTTAGCACCACTAATACCCATCTTATTTGCAGCATCATAAGGAGAGCCTAGCTCTACTTTACCATAATCTGTCTCTAAGAATATGAAAGAGCCATTGACACTTGCAGAACCCTTTGGTTTAGTTGTTGGTAGTAAAACCATTTTAACTCCAGCTATTACATCATTAAATTCTTGCTTAGCAGTGGCAGAGAAAGCTGCTTCACTATAAAATCCAAGCTTTTTCTTATTATCAGTAATATATTTACTTTGTTCTGACGACAATTTGCCTTGAGTACTATAACCAGCTTGGAAACCAAAAAATCCTTCTAATTTTATTTCAGTACCTGAAACAGCTTCAGCTGAAGGAGTAGAACTGCTAAAGGCTGTGCTAGACAAACAAGAGACACAAAGCAACATTATTAATTTTTTCATAGTAATACCAAAACTCTTTATTCTTATTATGTAGTCGAGTTCATTGAACATAATACATTTCTATTTAAGTATTTATAGCAGAAGATAAACCATAATGTAACAAATTTTCGTAAATAACTATGATTAGTCAGACAAATTTTATTATTTTAATGGTAAAATTACAACTAATATAACATTTTTTTTAATTGTTGCTAATATCATAAAAATATTGTATTCTAGCTTTGCAGGTTGAAATTTTTGTAAATAAAGTTGAAAAAACAAAGGTGGGGTTAACCCCACCTTTTTTATTAAAATCTTTAAATATTTATGTTGTAATGCAAACTATAGAGCAACAAATTATTGATGCGGTGCAAGATAACCTGAAAGATATTGGTTTCGACTTAGTAAAAGTAACTTTAAAGGGTTCAACCCATAAAGTACTTGAAATACTAATAGATAGGTTGGATGGTAAAAAAGTTACTATAATAGATTGTCGGAATAGCAGTAGAATTATCTCAGCCCTTTTAGATGTTGAAGATATAATTAGTGATAAATATTTTTTAGAAGTTTCTTCAGCAGGTATTGAACGCCCATTAATAAAATTTGAAGATTATACTAGATTCCTCGGTAGAGAGGCTACCATAAAATTAAAAGAATTATTAAATGGTCAAACTCGATATCAGGGAAAGATAGTTAAAGCTGAAGATAATAAAATTCATCTGAATAACCATGGTGAAGACATAGTGTTTTCATTTGATATGATAAAAAAAGCCTCTTTGGTATTAACAGATGAAATGTTTAGGAATTTAATGAATAAAAAATAGACTTCTTGGATAATTTGCTTCTGCTAAGGAATTTGTAGGAGGATCAAAACCCACAACTGTCGAAAGTTCGAAGGTAGAGCGGGTTTTAGGCAGGGCAGTTTAAAAGTTGTATATGGTCAACGTCATTGCGAGAAGACCGTAGGTCGACGAAGCAATCCATAAAAGTAACCAAAAATGGATTGCTTCGTCGGCTTATACCTCCTCGCAATGACCTTGGTTATTTTTCTGCAACTTTTAAACTGCCATTATGACTTCTAAAACCGCTTCCTCTTCTAACTTTCGACAGCTGTGGAACAAAACCTCAACCCACAGAAGAATTGGATTTGGAAATGAATGGTGAGAAGGCGTAGTGTACATATAGTACATGAGCATGCGAATCCATGATATTTTCAAAAAATAATTCGTAGGAGCAGAAGGAGTATACCGGACGCACAAATTACCAGTAGCAAGTAGATGCAAGAAGTTTAATATTAAAAGGCAGTGAATTTATGATTAATATTGGTAACATAGAAATTCTGCAGATCATAGATTCTGTAGCTAGAGAAAAGAATCTTCCTAAGGAGGCACTACTTTCGGCAATGGAACAGGCTGTACAGATTGCAGGACGCAGAAAATATGGAAATGAACATAATATAAAAGCTGAGATTGATAGGAAAAATGGTAATATTAATCTTTTTAGAATCCTTGATGTAGTGGATGATGTGGAGAATTATTTTACTCAAATTTCTTTAAAGGATGCTGTTGAAAAGAAAGTCGATGCTAAAATTGGTGATGAGATTTATGAATTCTTACCGCCTATTGATCTTGGACGTGTTGCAGCTCAGGCAGCTAAGCAAATAATAATACAACGCGTTGGTGAAGTGGAAAGAGAAAAACAATATGAAGATTTTAAAGATAAGAAAGGTGAGATTTTAAACGGCACTGTTAAGAGAGTAGAGTTTAATAATATCATAGTTGACCTTGGTGGTCGTGCTGAAGCAATGATTAAAAAGGAGCAGCTCATTAGAGGAGAAAGTTTTAAGGTTAATGATCGTATTAAAGCTTATGTCCAAGACGTAAGATTATCGTCTAAAGGGCCACAAATTTTTCTATCTAGAACTGATGACCAAATGCTAATAAAATTATTTGAATTAGAGATTCCAGAAATTTATGATAATATAATTGAATTGCGAGCTATAGCTCGTGATCCTGGATCAAAGGCAAAAGTTGCAGTCTTTGCTTCTGACTCTAGTGTTGATCCTATAGGTTCATGTGTAGGAATTAGAGGTAATAGGATTAAGGCTATTACTAATGAGCTTAATGGCGAAAAAATAGATGTAATATTATGGAGCAAGAATATTGCCCAATTTATTATGAATGCACTTGCTCCTGCAGAAATTGCAAAAATTGTTATTGATGAAGATAAGAATATAGTTGATGTAGTTGTGTCTCAAGATAATTTGAGTCTTGCAATTGGTAGAAGAGGTCAAAATGTTCGTTTAGCCTCTAAACTTACTGGCTGGAATATTAATGTAATGACGGAAGATCAAGAATCCAAACGGAGAAATGATGAGTTTTGCTCTGCTACTGAGTTATTTATGGAGACCTTAGATGTTGAAGAAGTGATAGCACAACTGTTATCTGCACAAAGTTTTACCTCTCTAGAACAGTTAGCTTCCAGTAAAATTGAAACTTTAATGAATATTGAAGGCTTTGAAGAAGAATTAGCAACTGAGATAAGAGAACGAGCAATAAATTATGTAAATGCTAAAAATGAAAAAATTATTATTAAACTCGAAGCTTTAGGTGTTGAACAAGAATTAATTGATGTATTGGATTTACAACCAGAATTCATATTAAAATTAGCTGAGTATGGTGTAAAGACTATAGAAGATTTGGGAGAGTTGACAGTTAATGAATTTAAATCATTAGCGCCTAATTCTAACATGGTAGATGATGATATAGAATTACTGATTCGTACAGCTCGTACTCGTGAAGATGAATAAATTTAAGCAACCTCAGTATCAATCTTGACAGGGGATGCTACCTAAACTACTTAAGTTGACACCCATGTGCGTAGACGGAGTTCTAAAATGTTTAATTAGTTGTCAGTCAAAGCAAGAAAATTTTAAAAAATTTAGCATTAAGTATTAGTGCTAAGAATTTTACTGATATACTGAAGAACTACTAGCAAAATTAGCCATTTCTAATAACAGAAACTTGGTAATTTAATTTTGGGTAAAGAAAAAATTAACAATTCCCTTAAAAAAAATGGTATTATAGTGTAAGCATGAGATGCAAGTCAAGTGCAAGAGAAAATCTAATAGACCTCTTGCATAATTCTACTTCTACTGGTAATTTGTGTGTGATACCGGTACTCTGCTCCTCACGTACTCTAGAGTACGTTGCGGGTCGAGGTTTCGTGTCTCCTACAAATTCCCTAGCAGGGGTGAATTCTACAAAAGGTCTAACGGTAAATTAGAAATTTGTAAATTATTCGATATACTCAAATGATTTGAAGAATGGAGACAATAAACAAGGGGTGAGTGTACCTTACTATTCCCCCACAAATATTTGCAGAAGCCAATTCTTTAAAGCAGAAGAGTATATCTGTTAATCATTAATCACATAGCAAAATTATTTAAAAAACTTTATCACAAATATAATTGCTATTTAAAGGTTTAATATTTATGACGAATAACCAAGAACCTAAACCAAAGAAACTAACACTTGGTGGTCCTAAACTATCGCTTAGTAAGCCAGCCCAACCCACCAATGTTACTAGAGGTTTTGTTAGTTCTGCAAAAACAATTGTAGAAGTTAGGAAGAGTAGCACTCCAGCTAATACTTTGTCTTTTAACAAACTTTGGTCTAGTGGTTCTACTTCTCAAGGCGGCGAATCTACTGCTGGAGAAGAATTTAACAGACGCTTAACTATTTTAAAAAAAGCAGCAGAAGATGCAAAATCTCAGAGTACTGATAGGATTAGTACTCTGAATAAACTTGCAACTATCAATCAACCTGTGAAAAAAGACTATATAGACGATATTGAAGAAAATGTTCAGGATGAGTTACAAGATATCGAAAATGATTCTGAAATACCACCTACTACATTAGCACCTACATCTTCACAGGATAACAACCCATCCAAGTCTTTTGTTAGATCAACACTGATTGGTTCTCAGAGCCATTTTGGTGTTGCACTTGAAGATATTTCTTCAATAGACAAGGCTGGTGATAATAAAGCAGTAGTACCAAAGGTTAAAGTTGAGGAGTCTAAAAAATTAAAAAAGGCAGATATCTTCAATATGCTTGATGCAGATGGAAGCGATAATACTGGTAGAACTAGAAGCCTTGCATCAATAAAAAGAGCTAGAGAAAAAGAAAAACGTAAAGCCGAGCAACAAACACCAGATAAAGTATATAGGGAAGTTATTATTCCGGAAGCTATTTCTGTAGGAGATCTAGCCAATAAAATGTCTGAGCGAGCCACAGATGTTATAAAAGAATTGATGAAGCTCGGTATCATGGCTACGACCGTCCAAACAATTGATGCAGATACAGCAGAGCTTGTTACTACGACCTTAGGGCATACAGTAAAAAGGGTTCAAGAGTCCGATATTGAAAATATATTGATTAGTGAAGCTGATAAAGAAGAAGATTTAAAGCATAGGGCTCCTATTGTAACGATTATGGGACATGTCGACCACGGTAAAACTTCGTTACTTGATGCTTTAAAGTCAACTGATTTGGCAAGTCAGGAAACAGGTGGGATCACCCAGCATATTGGTGCTTATCGAGTAACCTTGGCTGATGGTAGGGCTATTACTTTCATTGATACTCCAGGACATGAAGCGTTTTCAGATATGAGAACTAGAGGGGCAAAGGTAACAGATATAGTGGTTATAATAGTTGCTGCAGATGATGGAATAAAGCCGCAAACGATTGAAGCAATTAATCACGCTAAAACGGCAAATGTTCCTATAATCGTTGCAATAAATAAGATAGATAAACCGGATATTAATCTTGACCGAATTAAAAATGACCTATTAATTTATGATTTAGTTAGTGAAGAGTTGGGAGGTGATACTATAGTTGTCCCAATTTCAGCTTTAAAGAAAACTAATTTAGATAAGTTAGAAGAGGCTATATTATTGGTTGCAGAAATGCAGGATCTTAAGGCTAACTTTAGCGGACTCACTGCTGGGGTAGTCATAGAGGCAAGAGTTGATAAAGGTAAAGGAGCGGTTGCTACTATATTGGTACAACGCGGTATTCTAAGAAATGGAGATATAGTAGTTGCCGGAACGAAATATGGTAGAATTAAGAGGATGAATAATGATAAAGGATTAGATATTACCGAGGCAGAACCAACTTTACCAGTAGAGATTTATGGTTTAAATGAAGTTCCGAGAGCAGGAGATCAGTTTAATGTAGTGCAGAATGAAAAGCAGGCTAGAGATATTGTAGAGTATCGTGAACGCCTTGCAAAAGAAAAGAAAATTTCTGTTACCCAAAGATCAAGTCTGGAAGAATTATTCCTAAAAGCCTCTGGTAATACTGGTATGGTAAAAGAGTTACCGATAATTGTTAAAGGCGATGTGCAAGGTTCAGTTGAAGCAATTATCACTAGTCTATTAAAGTTGCCAAATGATGAAGTTCGTTTAAGAATTTTACATCACGCAGTAGGTGGAATATTGGAGTCAGATGTTACTTTAGCTAAAGCATCCAACGCTATTATTGTTGGTTTTAACGTTAGAACTAATAATAATGCTTTGGCTATGGCAGAAAGAGAAAAAGTGGATATTAGATATTATTCCATTATCTATAATTTGTTAGATGATATTAAATCAATAATGAGTGGTATGCTTTCACCAATTATTCGTGAACAATATATTGGTACAGCAGAGATTAGACAGCTATTCACTGTCTCAAAAGTTGGTAAAGTTGCAGGTAGTTATGTTACCAAGGGTACTATTAAAAGAGGTGTTGGAGTTCGCTTGTTACGAGATAATATTGTTATTCACGAAGGAAAACTTAAGACTCTAAAACGTTTTAAAGATGATGTCAAAGAAGTTCACGAGAATTTTGAATGTGGTATCGCTTTTGAAAATTATGATGATATAAAAGAAGGTGATATAGTAGAAGTCTTTGAAATTATTGAAGAAAAAAAACAGTTATTGTAAATGCAAAAACTTTCTGATAAAGACAAGTCACAAAATAGGTCACAAAGGCAAAAAAAAGTGGCAATATTAATAAATGAAGCATTAGTGGAAGTACTAAGGCGTGGTAAGATGTTAGATGAACGTCTGATTAATTGTCCAGTAACTATTACTAAAGTCTTAGTTACCTCTGATTTAAAAATAGCAGATTGTTACTTTTTACCATTTAATACTACTTTTAATGAGATACAACTTACTGAGTCTTTAAATAATTCGAAATATGCTATAAGAAACTTT
Protein-coding sequences here:
- a CDS encoding porin, which codes for MKKLIMLLCVSCLSSTAFSSSTPSAEAVSGTEIKLEGFFGFQAGYSTQGKLSSEQSKYITDNKKKLGFYSEAAFSATAKQEFNDVIAGVKMVLLPTTKPKGSASVNGSFIFLETDYGKVELGSPYDAANKMGISGAKVAAASCGFGWSKYVSLDDSGMQYKGMKPQFEVVPPSVIDSFTNGFDDINKGTEPARKVSYYTPEMQGFQFGISYIPDSANTGGHRNIKNLDSKTGRSTLKTGITEVELPGIDGGKGDTVIYNYNVKDAISAGISYKYEILDDMAVEVGVTGEHAKPARKLIVLDPDGKMLSSNKLSDLNAYNLGAVLTYGNISCAGSYGSLGKSLTSKTYHKVGRDTKYYNGTIAYGQGPIKTSLSYFKSLKYKNTVDTVSLGTEYKITPGLLPYAEISYFQAKGKPVYLIEAPKKKTKGTVALIGAKLKF
- the nusA gene encoding transcription termination factor NusA, which codes for MINIGNIEILQIIDSVAREKNLPKEALLSAMEQAVQIAGRRKYGNEHNIKAEIDRKNGNINLFRILDVVDDVENYFTQISLKDAVEKKVDAKIGDEIYEFLPPIDLGRVAAQAAKQIIIQRVGEVEREKQYEDFKDKKGEILNGTVKRVEFNNIIVDLGGRAEAMIKKEQLIRGESFKVNDRIKAYVQDVRLSSKGPQIFLSRTDDQMLIKLFELEIPEIYDNIIELRAIARDPGSKAKVAVFASDSSVDPIGSCVGIRGNRIKAITNELNGEKIDVILWSKNIAQFIMNALAPAEIAKIVIDEDKNIVDVVVSQDNLSLAIGRRGQNVRLASKLTGWNINVMTEDQESKRRNDEFCSATELFMETLDVEEVIAQLLSAQSFTSLEQLASSKIETLMNIEGFEEELATEIRERAINYVNAKNEKIIIKLEALGVEQELIDVLDLQPEFILKLAEYGVKTIEDLGELTVNEFKSLAPNSNMVDDDIELLIRTARTREDE
- the thyX gene encoding FAD-dependent thymidylate synthase, translated to MHDNNYKTKRATVPALEELLFEPIKILDHGFIRIIDYMGDDSSIVQAARVSYGKGTKQLSQDKGLINYLMRHHHTTPFEMCDIKFHIKLPIFVARQWIRHRTASVNEYSARYSILGNEFYLPEKQNLAAQSTINKQGRSDEEIPKEIADKVLVLLEKDAKLCYQHYTEMMNQDEYGNIIDENTIGITRELARMNLTLNYYTEWYWKINLHNLLHFLLLRGDSHAQYEIRVYAEKMLEIVKAWVPFTYDAFEEYRLGGNNISKKGLAVIKKLLNNEEITQESSGINKREWDELMQLIK
- a CDS encoding N-acetylmuramoyl-L-alanine amidase, encoding MITIDRTTYRAPSFNERVRFLVLHYTNENLEESLRDLLGPKVSVHYLVSDSNPNHIFQLVEESRRAWDVGVSGWQGRQNLNDTSIGIEIVNLGGTTDAQGKIHWYPYPEDQIIAVMELCQNIIARYDIDPTCVIGHSDAAPGRKQDPGPLFPWKQLYDNNIGAWYDQDTVNALIPKVDLSNIKLIQEQFSRYGYVLQPTGIIDQQTTDVIVSFQMHFRPKNFSGKLDVETVAILEALLQKYLM
- the rimP gene encoding ribosome maturation factor RimP, whose product is MQTIEQQIIDAVQDNLKDIGFDLVKVTLKGSTHKVLEILIDRLDGKKVTIIDCRNSSRIISALLDVEDIISDKYFLEVSSAGIERPLIKFEDYTRFLGREATIKLKELLNGQTRYQGKIVKAEDNKIHLNNHGEDIVFSFDMIKKASLVLTDEMFRNLMNKK
- the infB gene encoding translation initiation factor IF-2, which translates into the protein MTNNQEPKPKKLTLGGPKLSLSKPAQPTNVTRGFVSSAKTIVEVRKSSTPANTLSFNKLWSSGSTSQGGESTAGEEFNRRLTILKKAAEDAKSQSTDRISTLNKLATINQPVKKDYIDDIEENVQDELQDIENDSEIPPTTLAPTSSQDNNPSKSFVRSTLIGSQSHFGVALEDISSIDKAGDNKAVVPKVKVEESKKLKKADIFNMLDADGSDNTGRTRSLASIKRAREKEKRKAEQQTPDKVYREVIIPEAISVGDLANKMSERATDVIKELMKLGIMATTVQTIDADTAELVTTTLGHTVKRVQESDIENILISEADKEEDLKHRAPIVTIMGHVDHGKTSLLDALKSTDLASQETGGITQHIGAYRVTLADGRAITFIDTPGHEAFSDMRTRGAKVTDIVVIIVAADDGIKPQTIEAINHAKTANVPIIVAINKIDKPDINLDRIKNDLLIYDLVSEELGGDTIVVPISALKKTNLDKLEEAILLVAEMQDLKANFSGLTAGVVIEARVDKGKGAVATILVQRGILRNGDIVVAGTKYGRIKRMNNDKGLDITEAEPTLPVEIYGLNEVPRAGDQFNVVQNEKQARDIVEYRERLAKEKKISVTQRSSLEELFLKASGNTGMVKELPIIVKGDVQGSVEAIITSLLKLPNDEVRLRILHHAVGGILESDVTLAKASNAIIVGFNVRTNNNALAMAEREKVDIRYYSIIYNLLDDIKSIMSGMLSPIIREQYIGTAEIRQLFTVSKVGKVAGSYVTKGTIKRGVGVRLLRDNIVIHEGKLKTLKRFKDDVKEVHENFECGIAFENYDDIKEGDIVEVFEIIEEKKQLL
- the rbfA gene encoding 30S ribosome-binding factor RbfA produces the protein MQKLSDKDKSQNRSQRQKKVAILINEALVEVLRRGKMLDERLINCPVTITKVLVTSDLKIADCYFLPFNTTFNEIQLTESLNNSKYAIRNFITAKINLKYSPEIRFHYDHGFDNAYKVEELLKLIE